GATGAACTCACCATAAAGGTCTGTATCTAGGACACCTAATTCTTCATAATCATCGTTAGCTGGGGTTCCAATGTCATAATAATCAACGGCAAAATAGGTGATGTCTCCATTCGGATCATAAGTTTCAGTTAAATAGTATTCAAAATTGTCGGCATTGTCTATGTATTCTGTCAGGACATAACCGCCCAGGTCATTAGTTCTACCTTTGACTGATGTTGTGATTTTATTCCCTGCAGCATCATCATAAACATTACTATAATTTAAGGTTACACAATTATTCGCATTGGCACTTGTATCCTTTTCACATTCTTCGAAAGTAAATCGTGTTGTGGATTTGTCAGTATTCCCAGAACCACTTGTAACTTGTTTGATATTGAGGATGGCCTTGTCTTTTTTTCCTTCTTGTGTGATGTAAGTGATGGATGCTTCCACACTTAAGGAAATTCCAAATACTTTTAAAGATCGATTGATAGAACTAAATACTTTTGATTTATCTGTTTTGAATTTGATTGCCTTTTGGAATTTATTATTGGAGGGACAAGGTTGTGGGGTTCCAATCGCATCGGAAAACGAATATTCAATTTCAACATCATATTCGTCATTACTCAAACGTTTGTAAACCATCGCAGGTGTTGGAACAGATTGGCCTGTAAATGGCAAAATCCCTTCGTTCTGTAAACTAACTAGTTCACCTCTTGCTTCTTCGGGGCTCAGACCAAGCCTTTCGATCCCTTCTAGGAACTCTTCTTCCATACTTTGGGTGATACGCACGGTTCCCGTTCCACCTGGGATACAAACGCCTGGACTTGCTTTTGCAATTGCATAGGATCCACTGATGAGTACTAAGTCCTTTTTAGAATCTCTAAGTATCTCTGCGACGATACTTGTACCTTCCGTTAAAAAATTTTGTCCTGTAAATCCATAATCCAAAGTGTCTTGTGCAATTCCTTTGTTTGTAAAAGCCATTTTGGAAGAGCGACTTTGGCGCATAAAACTTGCACCAAGACCACTGGAAGGTTTTCGTATGGAACGAGGCACAGCCACACTTAGATTGGAAGGAAGTTCTGTATTGATATTGGAAGAAAATAAGGAACGAATGAAAAAACGAGTGGCTAATGCACTCAGCGTATTACTTTCATCTTTTTCTTTTTTACAACCTTCGAACGTCATAAACAATACGATGAGAAGTAGAAAAAAATGTTTCATTGCCCGTTCATCACAATGGATGGATAGGAATTGTCAATTCGAAAGTCAAAATTAAAAAAAGAGTTTTCAAAGATTGATGAGACCCAACACTCATTGGTAATGAAGTCGAACACTTTATCCTATTTATTCCTTTTTGTCAGTGTTTCACTACTTGCAAAAGGAAATGTTTATGTGCAAAGCAACAAAGCAAAGTTACTTTCACAGCCTAAGTTAAATGCAGAAGGAAGTCTTTTAAAAATAGGAGAAGTACTAACGCCTATCACCGAACAAGGGCTCTTTGTCCAAGTGCGAGTCGAAGAGAAAACAGGTTGGGTATCGAAATTATTTGTATCTCCACTCCCACCTGGAACCCAAATGAAATTAGGCATCACTTCTAATTCCTCGGAAGCTGTTGTAGCAAGACAACGTGCCTCCGATTTTACGAAGACCGCTGCTGCAAGAGGGCTTTCGGAAACCCAAAAGATGAGAGTGCGCGGAGAAGGTGAGATGTATGATTTTGAATCTTTACGTTGGCTCGAATCCGTACCTTTGGCGTTTGAAGAAACAACTCCTAAGGAAGAAAAAAAGAATGGGATCACACAAAGTTCGAGTTTTTTTTCATTCTCATCTAATCCTGGGTTACCTGTCCTTGGAGAAACTAAAGCGGAAGTGAAGATGGGTCGTTCGCTTGCCGCTAGACTTTTAAAAAAATACAATTTAGTTCGCGATTTAGAATTCACGAGGTATCTCAATTCCATA
This sequence is a window from Leptospira ellinghausenii. Protein-coding genes within it:
- a CDS encoding M48 family metalloprotease encodes the protein MKSNTLSYLFLFVSVSLLAKGNVYVQSNKAKLLSQPKLNAEGSLLKIGEVLTPITEQGLFVQVRVEEKTGWVSKLFVSPLPPGTQMKLGITSNSSEAVVARQRASDFTKTAAARGLSETQKMRVRGEGEMYDFESLRWLESVPLAFEETTPKEEKKNGITQSSSFFSFSSNPGLPVLGETKAEVKMGRSLAARLLKKYNLVRDLEFTRYLNSIASKLGSVSSRKDLEFRVGIIDSQEVNAFSCPGGYLFITTGTLKKIQTEAELAGIIAHEMGHVILFHNGEFKESNVFVDILSGLLSPPGSEVVNTAMATAITEMEKQFFETGRDAKVELEADEAAVGLVSQVGYSPLGLSSYLNTMAKSEGTDLLKKTHPETNLRIAKLVYIESSVSMEGTPVIIDRWSDYKKRLTANETK